A single window of Deinococcota bacterium DNA harbors:
- a CDS encoding transposase: MVVTRRALFKVYPTAAQAVQLDEWNVLHARLYNACLEQRITAYRKCGKSLSYYDQQNELPALKAELPECLPLGSHALQETVRRVDRAFAAFFRRVKVGQKPGFPRFKSATRYKGFTYPDPSGWKFALGPNGKHGFLDITNFGKLKIRGKPRQWGKPTTLTLTRRNEQWYASITVRCEPNREAGTAAIGLDLGCESAMTLSNGDKVENPRYLRATLRGLKVLQRKLANQKRGGANREKTRLVLCRLHQKVANQRKDFQHQETAKLIKTYGLIATETLNVKNMTANGGRYKAGLNRSILDVGMATIKQMLSYKAEEADSFRLIEVPTRKVKPSQTCPSCGRQHKKLLSTRWHSCECGCELPRDVAAAQVMLAWANNELGTGLLASPCSLGIKTQETTPIAVRLGA; the protein is encoded by the coding sequence ATGGTTGTTACCCGCCGTGCCCTGTTCAAAGTCTACCCAACCGCTGCACAAGCCGTGCAGTTGGACGAATGGAACGTTTTGCACGCACGGCTTTATAACGCCTGTCTTGAGCAGCGCATCACGGCTTACCGCAAGTGCGGCAAGTCGCTCAGCTACTACGACCAGCAGAACGAACTGCCTGCCCTTAAAGCTGAGTTGCCCGAATGCCTCCCGCTTGGCTCGCACGCACTGCAAGAAACGGTGCGCCGGGTAGACCGCGCCTTTGCCGCATTCTTCCGTAGGGTTAAGGTGGGGCAAAAACCTGGTTTCCCACGGTTCAAATCGGCCACGAGGTACAAAGGATTTACCTACCCCGACCCCTCCGGGTGGAAGTTTGCACTTGGTCCGAACGGTAAGCATGGCTTTCTGGACATCACCAACTTCGGCAAGCTCAAGATTCGAGGTAAACCGCGACAGTGGGGCAAGCCGACCACTCTCACCTTGACTCGCCGGAACGAACAGTGGTACGCCAGCATCACGGTGCGCTGTGAGCCAAACCGTGAGGCGGGTACAGCAGCAATTGGATTGGACCTTGGCTGCGAGAGTGCGATGACTCTCAGCAATGGCGACAAAGTAGAGAACCCACGCTATCTTCGAGCAACGCTCCGCGGACTCAAGGTGTTGCAGCGGAAGCTTGCCAATCAAAAGCGCGGTGGTGCGAATCGAGAGAAGACCCGTTTGGTGTTGTGTCGCTTGCACCAAAAGGTTGCCAACCAGCGGAAGGACTTTCAGCACCAAGAAACGGCTAAACTGATTAAGACCTACGGGCTTATCGCTACCGAAACGCTTAACGTCAAGAACATGACCGCCAATGGCGGCAGGTACAAAGCAGGGCTTAACCGTTCCATCTTGGATGTGGGGATGGCGACCATCAAGCAGATGCTCAGCTATAAAGCGGAAGAAGCTGATAGCTTTCGTCTGATTGAGGTGCCAACACGCAAGGTTAAGCCCTCGCAAACCTGCCCGTCTTGTGGCCGTCAGCATAAGAAGCTCCTCTCTACGCGTTGGCACTCGTGCGAGTGTGGCTGCGAGCTACCTAGAGATGTTGCTGCTGCCCAAGTGATGCTTGCTTGGGCTAATAACGAGCTGGGAACCGGCTTGCTGGCGAGTCCCTGTAGTTTGGGGATAAAGACCCAGGAAACTACCCCCATAGCCGTCAGGCTTGGGGCGTAG
- the tnpA gene encoding IS200/IS605 family transposase, with protein sequence MTLKTTLKSHSHSVFRLYYHLVLVTKYRRKALSGDMLKSAEEIVTRLCESWEYELVELSGEADHLHILFEAHPGMELAKFVNNLKTVTSRLLRRDYGERLARFYYKPVLWSGSYCILSTGGAPIEVIKRYLESQETPP encoded by the coding sequence ATGACACTCAAGACAACACTAAAGTCACACTCGCACAGTGTTTTTCGACTTTACTACCACTTGGTTCTAGTGACGAAGTATAGACGCAAAGCGCTCTCTGGGGACATGCTCAAAAGCGCCGAAGAAATTGTCACGCGACTATGCGAGTCGTGGGAGTACGAGTTAGTCGAGTTGTCGGGCGAGGCAGACCATCTGCATATTCTGTTCGAAGCGCACCCCGGTATGGAGTTAGCCAAGTTTGTCAACAACCTCAAGACGGTAACAAGTCGCCTTCTCAGGCGCGACTATGGCGAGCGCCTAGCGCGGTTTTACTACAAGCCTGTGCTGTGGTCAGGCTCCTACTGTATTCTCTCAACGGGCGGCGCGCCTATCGAGGTTATCAAGCGCTATCTGGAATCTCAGGAGACGCCGCCCTAA
- the crcB gene encoding fluoride efflux transporter CrcB: MNPLWIALAGALGAASRYLIDFYLVSRVRGSFPVGTFTVNVTGSLALGFLAGLVLYRGMPVEVKVLLGTGFLGAYTTFSTWMYETARLVEEGAWRAALVNAAGSLLAGVAAAAAGLWLAALW, encoded by the coding sequence GTGAATCCTCTTTGGATAGCCTTGGCCGGCGCCCTCGGAGCCGCAAGCCGCTACCTCATCGACTTCTATCTGGTCAGCCGGGTGAGAGGCTCCTTTCCTGTGGGCACCTTTACCGTCAACGTGACGGGTTCCTTGGCGCTCGGCTTTCTCGCCGGGCTGGTGCTCTACCGGGGCATGCCGGTAGAGGTCAAGGTGCTTCTCGGCACGGGCTTTCTCGGCGCCTACACCACCTTCTCGACGTGGATGTACGAGACGGCCAGACTCGTCGAGGAGGGCGCTTGGCGCGCAGCCTTAGTGAACGCCGCCGGCAGCCTGCTGGCCGGGGTCGCCGCCGCCGCTGCGGGCCTGTGGCTCGCCGCGCTTTGGTAG
- a CDS encoding CrcB family protein: protein MRRPKLETTPAARAAGGKAPPASLPPLKNILAVAAGGAIGATLRYSFIVAFPVVPGSFPLTIFTENIAGAFLLGLVLTLVLEHWRWRWDIRPFLTTGILGSFTTFSNLSLDIVALGRDGWLLIALGYSAASVAVGLLFAFLGIWVARRLARGRA from the coding sequence ATGCGGCGTCCCAAGCTCGAGACGACCCCCGCCGCCCGCGCCGCGGGCGGCAAGGCCCCGCCCGCCTCCCTGCCGCCCCTTAAAAACATCTTAGCGGTCGCGGCGGGCGGGGCGATTGGCGCCACGCTCCGTTACAGTTTCATCGTGGCCTTTCCCGTCGTTCCCGGCAGCTTTCCGCTCACCATCTTTACAGAAAACATTGCCGGCGCCTTTCTCCTTGGCCTCGTCCTCACCCTCGTCTTAGAGCACTGGCGCTGGCGCTGGGACATCCGGCCCTTTTTGACGACGGGTATCCTTGGCTCGTTTACGACCTTTTCCAATCTCAGCTTGGACATCGTCGCGCTCGGCCGGGACGGCTGGCTCCTCATTGCGCTGGGCTACAGCGCGGCTAGCGTCGCCGTCGGGCTCCTCTTTGCTTTCTTGGGCATATGGGTGGCAAGACGCCTTGCCAGGGGTCGCGCGTGA
- a CDS encoding UbiA family prenyltransferase, whose amino-acid sequence MQRSRVPYPQLLQLLHHPWLRHLRLPFNLLLSPIYLWGVLLAGGSPREAGFWLGYLSLHLFLYGGTTAFNSYFDKDEGPIGGMLEPPAVDGGLLYFSLAVQVAGLPLALLVGPAFTLAWLALFTIFTAYSHPAVRLKAKPWAALGAIALGQGAVGFAGGWFVGKPTLASLLEPVALLGMVTTALIVTGLYIVTQSYQTGEDRARGDRTLPVMLGVRAALYVAVAVLAAGGAVMVLSLGGRFGWGWSAALGLFFAAVGVGLLRWAGRFDELEVRRNFYTAMRFAAVSSGVLSAFLLYHLLWGAPALGG is encoded by the coding sequence ATGCAACGCTCTCGAGTCCCCTACCCCCAGTTGCTTCAACTCCTGCATCATCCTTGGCTGCGCCATCTGCGCTTGCCCTTTAACCTGCTCTTATCGCCCATCTACCTGTGGGGCGTGCTCCTGGCCGGAGGCTCGCCGCGCGAGGCTGGCTTTTGGCTGGGTTACTTGTCGCTGCACCTCTTTTTGTACGGCGGCACCACGGCCTTTAACTCCTATTTCGACAAGGACGAGGGTCCTATCGGCGGCATGCTCGAGCCTCCGGCGGTCGACGGCGGGCTGCTCTACTTTTCGCTGGCCGTGCAAGTCGCCGGTCTGCCGCTCGCACTCCTCGTCGGCCCCGCCTTTACGCTCGCTTGGTTAGCCCTCTTCACTATCTTCACGGCCTATTCGCACCCGGCGGTGAGGCTGAAAGCCAAGCCCTGGGCGGCGCTAGGGGCGATCGCCCTCGGGCAGGGCGCGGTGGGCTTTGCGGGGGGCTGGTTTGTCGGCAAGCCGACCTTGGCGTCGCTCCTGGAGCCCGTGGCGCTCCTCGGCATGGTCACCACGGCGCTCATCGTCACGGGCCTTTACATCGTGACGCAGAGCTACCAGACGGGGGAAGACCGGGCTCGGGGCGACCGCACCCTGCCGGTCATGCTCGGCGTGCGCGCGGCGCTTTACGTCGCGGTCGCCGTCCTCGCCGCGGGCGGCGCCGTGATGGTGCTCAGCCTGGGGGGCCGTTTTGGCTGGGGCTGGTCGGCGGCGCTCGGGCTGTTCTTCGCCGCGGTGGGCGTCGGTTTACTGCGCTGGGCAGGGCGTTTTGACGAGCTCGAGGTGAGGCGCAACTTTTATACCGCCATGCGCTTTGCGGCGGTGAGTTCGGGGGTGCTGAGCGCGTTTCTTCTCTATCACCTGCTCTGGGGGGCACCTGCTCTAGGGGGCTGA
- a CDS encoding type III polyketide synthase: MAVFIHHIETAVPETAYEQTFIRDVMKAHLGSERKVERLIHRVYAQSGIHKRHSVIRDFSERAPAGLFYDGAQGRLKAPTTGERNGLYSAASRPLYSCLARKAVAHCPGVAAADITHVITVSCTGFFAPGPDYFIVRDLGLSPATQRFHLGFMGCYAAFPALNMARAFCEADPEATVLVVCLELCTLHLQLTQNLDAIIATSVFADGGAVAVVSARSPQEPERALKVERLATTLTPRGEEDMAWTIGDSGFTMVLSSYVPEILGASIAGVLEPLLEGGGLGDNIALGDIDHWAVHPGGRSILDKVQKSLALTDADLAPSRKTLQDYGNMSSATILFVLREVMDKPPVGGDETLCAMAFGPGLTVESGLFSKNPR; encoded by the coding sequence ATGGCTGTTTTTATTCATCACATCGAAACCGCCGTGCCCGAGACGGCCTATGAGCAGACCTTTATCCGCGACGTCATGAAGGCGCACCTCGGCAGCGAACGCAAAGTCGAGCGACTCATCCACCGCGTCTACGCGCAGTCGGGGATTCATAAACGCCACAGCGTCATCCGCGACTTCAGCGAGCGCGCGCCCGCGGGCCTCTTTTATGACGGCGCGCAAGGCCGCCTCAAGGCGCCCACGACGGGGGAGAGAAACGGGCTCTACAGCGCGGCCTCGAGGCCCCTTTACAGCTGCTTGGCGCGCAAGGCGGTCGCGCACTGTCCGGGCGTCGCCGCGGCGGACATCACCCACGTCATCACGGTGTCGTGTACGGGCTTTTTTGCCCCCGGCCCCGACTACTTCATCGTCAGAGATTTGGGCCTGTCCCCGGCGACGCAGCGGTTTCATCTGGGCTTTATGGGCTGCTACGCGGCCTTTCCCGCCCTCAACATGGCGCGAGCCTTTTGCGAGGCCGACCCGGAGGCGACGGTTTTGGTGGTCTGCCTCGAGCTCTGCACGCTTCACCTGCAGCTCACCCAAAACCTCGACGCCATCATCGCCACCTCGGTGTTTGCCGACGGCGGGGCGGTGGCTGTCGTCAGCGCCCGCTCGCCGCAGGAGCCGGAGCGGGCGCTCAAAGTCGAGCGGCTCGCCACCACCTTGACGCCAAGGGGAGAGGAGGACATGGCCTGGACCATCGGCGACAGCGGTTTTACCATGGTCCTCTCGAGCTACGTCCCGGAGATTCTCGGCGCCAGCATCGCGGGCGTGCTCGAGCCGCTCCTTGAAGGAGGGGGCTTGGGAGATAACATTGCGCTGGGAGATATCGACCACTGGGCCGTCCACCCCGGCGGGCGCAGCATCTTGGACAAGGTGCAAAAGAGCCTGGCCTTGACCGACGCCGATCTTGCGCCCTCCCGAAAGACCCTGCAGGACTACGGCAACATGAGCAGCGCCACCATCCTCTTTGTGCTGAGAGAGGTCATGGACAAGCCGCCCGTTGGAGGGGATGAAACGCTCTGCGCGATGGCCTTTGGTCCTGGGCTCACGGTGGAAAGCGGCCTCTTTAGCAAAAACCCTCGTTAA